One window of the Tetragenococcus koreensis genome contains the following:
- the tuf gene encoding elongation factor Tu codes for MAKEKYDRSKPHVNIGTIGHVDHGKTTLTAAITTVLAKRGFTSEASSYDTIDRAPEEKERGITINTSHVEYETEKRHYAHIDAPGHADYVKNMITGAAQMDGAILVVSAADGPMPQTREHILLSRNVGVPYIVVFLNKMDMVDDEELLELVEMEVRDLLTEYDFPGDDTPVISGSALKALEGDEAYEQKIMDLMDAVDDYIPTPERDHDKAFMMPIEDVFSITGRGTVATGRVERGTIKVGDEVDIIGIHENVKKTTVTGVEMFRKLLDYAEAGDNIGTLLRGVSRDDIERGQVLAKPGSITPHTKFSAEVYVLTKEEGGRHTPFFTNYRPQFYFRTTDITGVIELPEGTEMVMPGDNVTMDVELIHPVAIEEGTRFSIREGGRTVGSGVVAKIEK; via the coding sequence ATGGCAAAAGAAAAATATGACCGTTCTAAACCACATGTTAACATTGGTACTATCGGACACGTTGACCATGGTAAAACTACATTAACAGCTGCAATTACAACTGTTTTAGCTAAAAGAGGTTTCACATCAGAAGCTTCAAGTTACGACACAATTGACAGAGCTCCAGAAGAAAAAGAACGTGGTATTACAATTAATACCTCTCACGTTGAATATGAAACAGAAAAACGCCACTATGCTCACATTGACGCTCCAGGACACGCGGACTATGTTAAAAACATGATCACGGGTGCTGCACAAATGGACGGCGCTATCTTGGTAGTTTCTGCAGCTGATGGCCCTATGCCACAAACTCGTGAACACATCTTGTTGTCACGTAACGTTGGTGTGCCTTACATCGTAGTATTCTTGAACAAAATGGATATGGTTGACGATGAAGAATTGCTTGAATTAGTTGAAATGGAAGTTCGTGATCTATTAACTGAATACGACTTCCCAGGTGACGATACACCCGTTATTTCTGGTTCAGCTTTGAAAGCTTTAGAAGGCGACGAAGCTTACGAACAAAAAATTATGGACCTAATGGACGCAGTTGACGATTATATCCCAACTCCAGAACGTGACCATGACAAAGCATTCATGATGCCAATTGAAGACGTATTTTCAATCACTGGCCGTGGTACTGTTGCTACTGGTCGTGTTGAACGCGGAACGATTAAAGTCGGCGATGAAGTGGATATCATTGGTATCCATGAAAATGTTAAGAAGACAACAGTTACTGGCGTAGAAATGTTCCGTAAATTGTTGGATTATGCTGAAGCTGGTGACAACATCGGTACTTTATTACGTGGTGTTTCTCGTGATGATATCGAACGTGGCCAAGTATTAGCTAAACCAGGTTCAATTACACCACATACTAAGTTCTCAGCTGAAGTTTATGTTTTGACTAAAGAAGAAGGTGGACGTCATACTCCATTCTTCACAAACTATCGTCCACAATTCTACTTCCGTACAACTGATATCACTGGTGTCATTGAATTGCCAGAAGGCACTGAAATGGTTATGCCAGGCGATAACGTAACAATGGATGTTGAATTAATTCACCCAGTCGCTATCGAAGAAGGAACTCGTTTCTCTATTCGTGAAGGCGGACGTACTGTTGGTTCAGGCGTTGTTGCTAAAATCGAAAAATAA
- the fusA gene encoding elongation factor G yields the protein MAREFSLEKTRNIGIVAHVDAGKTTTTERVLYYTGRIHKLGETHEGASQMDWMSQEQDRGITITSAATTAHWKDHRVNIIDTPGHVDFTIEVQRSLRVLDGAVTVLDAQSGVEPQTETVWRQATEYQVPRIVFCNKMDKVGADYLYSVQSLHDRLQANAQPIQLPIGAEDNFEGIIDLVKMKAEFYKDDLGTTFDETEIPDEYKETAEEWHNKLVEAVADVDEDIMMKYLEGEEITPEELKVGIRKATLSVDFYPVLCGSAFKNKGVQMMLDAVIDYLPSPIDVPPIKGIDPKTGEETEHPADDDQPFSSLAFKVMTDPYVGRLTFFRVYAGTLDSGSYVLNATKDSRERIGRILQMHANTRSEIQKVYSGDIAAAVGLKNTTTGDTLCDEKNPVILETIHFPEPVIEVAVEPRSKADQDKMGVALQKLAEEDPSFRVESNVETGETIIAGMGELQLDVLIDRMRQEFKVDANIGAPQVSYRETFRSSTKAEGKFIRQSGGKGQYGHVWVEFTPNEEGAGFEFENKIVGGVVPREYIPAVQKGLEDSMENGVLAGYPLVDIKATLYDGSYHDVDSNETAFRIAASMALREAAKKADPVILEPMMKVTITVPEEYLGDIMGHVTARRGRVEGMDAHGNAQIVNAFVPLAEMFGYATTLRSSTQGRGTFMMTFDHYEDVPKSIQAEIIKKNGGNAE from the coding sequence ATGGCAAGAGAATTTTCGTTAGAAAAAACTCGTAACATCGGTATCGTAGCACACGTTGATGCTGGTAAAACGACAACAACTGAACGTGTCTTGTACTATACAGGTCGTATCCATAAACTTGGGGAAACGCACGAAGGTGCTTCTCAAATGGACTGGATGAGCCAAGAGCAAGATCGTGGTATCACGATTACTTCCGCTGCCACTACGGCACACTGGAAGGACCATCGTGTAAACATCATCGATACTCCAGGACACGTGGACTTCACAATTGAAGTACAACGTTCATTGCGTGTACTAGATGGTGCGGTTACCGTACTGGATGCACAATCAGGCGTTGAACCCCAAACTGAAACAGTTTGGCGTCAAGCAACAGAATATCAAGTACCTCGTATTGTATTCTGTAATAAAATGGATAAAGTTGGAGCAGATTACTTGTATTCAGTCCAATCATTGCATGACCGTTTGCAAGCTAACGCACAACCCATTCAATTACCAATTGGTGCTGAAGACAACTTTGAAGGAATCATCGATCTTGTGAAGATGAAAGCCGAATTTTACAAAGATGATTTAGGCACAACTTTTGATGAAACTGAAATTCCAGATGAATACAAAGAAACAGCAGAAGAATGGCACAACAAATTAGTTGAAGCTGTCGCAGACGTTGATGAAGATATCATGATGAAATATTTGGAAGGCGAAGAAATTACGCCGGAAGAATTAAAAGTCGGAATCCGTAAAGCAACGTTGTCAGTTGACTTTTACCCTGTGTTATGTGGCTCTGCTTTTAAAAACAAAGGTGTTCAAATGATGTTGGATGCGGTAATTGACTACCTGCCTTCTCCAATTGACGTTCCTCCAATTAAAGGGATCGATCCGAAGACAGGCGAAGAAACCGAACATCCTGCTGATGATGATCAACCATTTTCATCGCTAGCATTTAAAGTTATGACGGACCCGTATGTTGGACGTTTAACGTTCTTCCGTGTCTATGCTGGTACGTTGGATTCAGGTTCTTACGTATTAAATGCCACTAAAGATTCACGTGAACGAATTGGACGTATTTTGCAAATGCATGCGAATACTCGTTCTGAAATTCAAAAAGTTTACTCTGGTGACATTGCAGCCGCTGTTGGTTTGAAAAATACCACAACGGGTGATACGCTTTGCGATGAAAAAAATCCAGTTATCTTGGAAACTATTCATTTCCCTGAACCGGTAATTGAAGTAGCTGTTGAACCTAGATCAAAAGCTGACCAAGATAAAATGGGTGTTGCATTGCAAAAACTTGCAGAAGAAGATCCTTCATTTAGAGTAGAATCAAATGTTGAAACTGGCGAAACAATTATTGCCGGTATGGGTGAACTTCAATTAGACGTTCTTATCGATCGGATGAGACAAGAATTTAAAGTGGACGCTAATATTGGTGCACCGCAAGTTTCTTATCGTGAAACCTTCCGTTCATCAACCAAAGCTGAAGGGAAATTCATTCGCCAATCAGGTGGTAAAGGACAATACGGTCACGTATGGGTCGAATTTACACCAAACGAAGAAGGCGCTGGTTTCGAGTTTGAGAACAAGATCGTCGGTGGGGTTGTTCCACGCGAATATATTCCTGCTGTACAAAAAGGATTGGAAGATTCGATGGAAAACGGTGTGTTAGCTGGTTATCCATTAGTTGATATCAAAGCTACACTTTATGATGGTTCTTACCATGATGTCGATTCCAACGAAACAGCCTTTAGAATTGCTGCTTCAATGGCATTACGTGAAGCTGCGAAAAAAGCTGATCCAGTCATCCTTGAACCGATGATGAAAGTAACAATTACTGTTCCTGAAGAATATTTAGGAGATATCATGGGTCACGTTACTGCACGTAGAGGTCGTGTTGAAGGAATGGACGCTCACGGTAACGCACAAATCGTAAACGCGTTTGTACCACTAGCTGAAATGTTTGGCTATGCAACAACACTACGTTCATCAACACAAGGTCGCGGTACTTTCATGATGACATTTGACCATTATGAAGACGTACCAAAATCGATCCAAGCAGAGATTATTAAGAAAAACGGCGGTAACGCTGAATAA
- the rpsG gene encoding 30S ribosomal protein S7 gives MSRKGAAAKRDVLPDPIYNSKLVTRLINRVMVDGKRGVASNIIYNAFDNIKETTGNEPLDVFEQAMKNIMPVLEVKARRVGGSNYQVPVEVRPERRTTLGLRWMVNYARLRGEHTMEERLAKEIMDAANNTGGSVKKREDTHKMAESNRAFAHYRW, from the coding sequence ATGTCTCGTAAAGGTGCTGCAGCAAAACGTGATGTTTTACCAGACCCTATTTATAATTCAAAATTAGTAACACGCTTGATCAACCGTGTAATGGTTGATGGTAAACGCGGCGTTGCATCAAATATCATTTATAATGCGTTTGATAATATTAAAGAAACGACAGGCAATGAACCATTAGATGTTTTTGAACAAGCAATGAAAAACATCATGCCTGTTTTAGAAGTGAAAGCTCGCCGTGTAGGAGGTTCTAACTACCAAGTGCCAGTTGAAGTACGCCCTGAACGTCGTACGACTTTAGGTCTTCGCTGGATGGTAAATTATGCGCGCTTGCGTGGAGAACACACTATGGAAGAACGTTTAGCCAAAGAAATCATGGACGCAGCTAATAATACTGGCGGTTCTGTCAAAAAACGTGAAGATACACATAAAATGGCGGAATCAAACCGAGCATTTGCTCACTATCGCTGGTAA
- the rpsL gene encoding 30S ribosomal protein S12 codes for MPTINQLVRKPRKTRSGQSDSPALNKGYNSFKKQQTTVYSPQKRGVAMRVGTMTPKKPNSALRKYARVRLSNLIEVTAYIPGIGHNLQEHSVVLIRGGRVKDLPGVRYHIVRGALDTAGVNDRKKSRSKYGTKKPKS; via the coding sequence ATGCCTACAATTAATCAATTAGTACGTAAGCCTCGTAAAACTAGAAGTGGACAATCTGATTCACCAGCATTGAATAAAGGATATAACAGTTTTAAAAAGCAACAAACTACCGTATATTCTCCGCAAAAACGTGGGGTAGCAATGCGTGTCGGAACAATGACACCTAAAAAACCTAACTCTGCTTTGCGTAAATACGCTCGTGTTCGTTTGTCAAACTTGATTGAAGTAACAGCTTATATCCCAGGTATTGGTCATAACTTACAAGAACACAGTGTGGTATTGATCCGCGGTGGTCGTGTAAAAGACTTGCCAGGGGTACGTTACCATATTGTACGTGGTGCACTAGATACTGCTGGTGTAAACGATCGTAAAAAATCTCGTTCGAAATATGGAACGAAAAAGCCTAAATCTTAA
- the rpiA gene encoding ribose-5-phosphate isomerase RpiA, whose product MSLKEDVGIKAASYVKNGMTVGLGTGSTAYYMIKEIGRKVKEENLNVVGVPTSSTSKKQAEEMGIPIKSIDEVDKVDVIIDGADEISADFQGMKGGGAALLFEKIVATYTDQVIWIVDESKMVDKLGKFPLPVEVVPYGQQQLFQLFAKKGYKPSFRMDQKAKKVTDSGHSIIDLHLEQIDHPEQLAKELDETVGVIDHGLFLNMVNTVIIGRPSGAEIISDIR is encoded by the coding sequence GTGAGCTTAAAAGAAGATGTGGGAATTAAAGCAGCTAGTTATGTCAAAAACGGAATGACAGTAGGACTTGGTACCGGCTCAACCGCTTATTATATGATTAAAGAGATTGGTCGAAAAGTAAAAGAAGAAAATCTTAACGTGGTTGGCGTCCCTACTTCGTCTACTTCAAAAAAACAAGCAGAAGAAATGGGTATTCCCATTAAATCGATCGATGAAGTCGACAAAGTCGATGTCATTATCGATGGCGCCGACGAAATCAGCGCTGACTTTCAAGGCATGAAAGGTGGCGGCGCCGCTTTACTATTTGAAAAGATTGTCGCAACTTATACTGATCAAGTGATCTGGATCGTCGATGAATCAAAAATGGTGGATAAACTAGGCAAGTTCCCTCTGCCCGTCGAAGTTGTTCCTTACGGTCAGCAGCAACTATTTCAGTTATTTGCCAAAAAAGGATATAAACCAAGTTTTCGTATGGACCAAAAAGCAAAAAAAGTCACTGATAGCGGACACTCAATTATTGACCTTCACTTGGAACAAATCGATCATCCCGAACAATTAGCTAAGGAATTAGATGAAACGGTAGGCGTTATCGATCACGGCTTATTTTTGAATATGGTCAACACAGTGATCATTGGTAGACCAAGCGGGGCTGAAATTATTTCCGATATTCGCTAG
- the gpmA gene encoding 2,3-diphosphoglycerate-dependent phosphoglycerate mutase — MPKLIFARHGKSEWNKENKFTGWVDVDLAPEGVEEAQDAGRKIKEAGIEFDVAYTSVLTRAIKTCHYILEEANQLWVPEVKSWRLNERHYGALQGLDKQDTRDKYGDEQVHIWRRSYDVLPPLTDPKADRRYADLDPRTIPGGENLKVTLERALPFWEDQIAPALRDGKTVLVAAHGNSLRALAKHIEGISDDDIMDLEIPTGKPSVYELNDDLTVKDKYYL; from the coding sequence ATGCCAAAACTAATTTTTGCACGTCACGGAAAAAGTGAATGGAATAAAGAAAACAAATTCACCGGCTGGGTAGATGTCGATTTAGCTCCAGAAGGTGTAGAAGAAGCACAAGATGCAGGGCGTAAAATCAAAGAAGCCGGCATTGAATTTGATGTTGCTTATACTTCTGTCTTAACTCGCGCAATTAAAACTTGCCACTATATTTTAGAAGAAGCTAATCAATTGTGGGTGCCCGAAGTAAAATCTTGGCGCTTAAACGAACGTCACTATGGCGCTTTACAAGGCTTAGATAAACAAGATACACGCGATAAATACGGGGACGAACAAGTCCACATTTGGCGTCGTTCTTATGATGTTTTGCCTCCATTAACCGATCCTAAAGCTGATCGCCGCTATGCTGATTTAGACCCAAGAACGATTCCTGGCGGAGAAAACTTGAAAGTAACTCTAGAACGGGCTCTACCATTCTGGGAAGATCAAATCGCTCCTGCTTTACGCGATGGAAAAACAGTTTTAGTTGCCGCACATGGGAATTCTTTACGTGCTTTAGCAAAACACATCGAAGGAATTTCTGACGATGATATTATGGACCTTGAAATTCCAACCGGAAAACCAAGTGTTTATGAACTAAATGATGATCTAACTGTCAAAGACAAATATTATCTATAA
- a CDS encoding iron-containing alcohol dehydrogenase, whose protein sequence is MENFDFHVTTDIRFGKDRLDELPQVLNAFGKNVLLVYGGGSIKKSGLYDKLYEQFNRNDNNIVELAGVDPNPRIETVQQGVQLCKQNAIDVVLPVGGGSVIDCSKAIAASVFVSGDLWENFVLPKNYTGPALPIVTVLTLAATGSEMNGTCVISNMDAQIKLGVHGESLLPKVSFLDPTNTFSVNSYQTAAGSADILSHLMENYFNATPGTEVQDEIAEGLMKTVIKYLPIALEKPDDYTARANLMWASTLALNGLIGKGKKGSWSCHAMEHELSAFYDITHGVGLAMITPRWMAHILDEDTIPKFQRFAQEIWDVEEEEPKRAAEVGIQKLYEFFASCGIPMTLPEVGIQREENFEEMAQCAVAHSSISNQGFVPLHEEDVASIYRACMSESSFV, encoded by the coding sequence ATGGAAAATTTTGATTTTCATGTAACGACAGACATTCGCTTTGGCAAAGATCGGCTGGATGAATTACCTCAAGTTTTAAATGCTTTTGGCAAGAACGTGTTGTTAGTCTATGGCGGCGGTAGTATCAAAAAAAGCGGTTTATATGATAAATTATACGAACAGTTTAATCGAAATGATAACAACATCGTTGAATTAGCTGGCGTGGATCCTAATCCTAGAATTGAAACGGTGCAACAAGGAGTTCAATTGTGTAAACAAAACGCAATTGATGTAGTTCTGCCTGTAGGTGGTGGATCGGTTATTGACTGTAGTAAGGCGATTGCAGCAAGTGTATTCGTTTCAGGCGACTTGTGGGAAAATTTTGTTTTACCAAAAAATTATACAGGACCTGCATTGCCAATCGTGACGGTTCTTACCTTAGCAGCTACAGGTAGTGAGATGAATGGTACTTGTGTTATTTCCAATATGGACGCACAAATAAAATTAGGAGTGCATGGAGAAAGCTTGCTGCCCAAAGTGTCATTTCTTGACCCTACGAATACGTTTAGTGTTAATTCGTATCAAACTGCTGCTGGTTCAGCGGATATTCTCAGTCATTTGATGGAAAACTATTTTAATGCAACACCGGGCACTGAAGTACAAGATGAGATTGCAGAAGGTTTGATGAAAACGGTAATCAAGTATTTACCGATTGCTTTAGAAAAACCAGATGATTATACTGCTAGAGCTAATTTGATGTGGGCCAGTACATTAGCTTTAAATGGCTTGATTGGTAAAGGGAAAAAAGGTTCCTGGTCATGTCACGCAATGGAACATGAATTGAGTGCATTTTACGATATTACTCATGGAGTAGGGCTTGCTATGATTACACCGCGATGGATGGCTCATATTTTAGATGAAGATACAATTCCTAAATTCCAACGATTTGCCCAAGAAATCTGGGATGTTGAAGAGGAAGAACCTAAAAGAGCGGCAGAAGTCGGTATTCAAAAATTATATGAATTCTTTGCTTCTTGTGGTATTCCAATGACGTTGCCAGAGGTAGGTATCCAAAGGGAAGAAAATTTTGAAGAAATGGCTCAGTGTGCTGTAGCTCATAGTTCAATTTCGAACCAAGGATTCGTACCATTACATGAAGAAGATGTCGCATCTATCTATCGTGCTTGTATGTCAGAATCATCATTTGTATAA
- the deoD gene encoding purine-nucleoside phosphorylase has protein sequence MSVHIEAKPGDIADKILLPGDPLRAKYIAETFLEDPVCYNQVRGMLGYTGVYNGERVSVQGTGMGMPSATIYAQELIESYGVKRLVRVGTCGALSEDVHVRELILAQGAVTSSAMIQKHFQHFHYAPIADFNLLKTAYEIAESQGFTTHVGNILSEDTFYKEDMTETFQLAKLGIKGVEMEAAALYYLGAKFDVQTLAICTVSDHIITGEETTALERQTTFDEMIKVGLDTALS, from the coding sequence ATGAGCGTTCATATTGAAGCAAAACCTGGGGATATTGCTGATAAAATATTACTCCCTGGCGATCCGCTGCGAGCGAAGTATATTGCTGAAACTTTTCTAGAAGACCCTGTTTGCTATAATCAAGTTCGGGGGATGTTAGGCTATACAGGAGTTTATAATGGAGAACGGGTTTCGGTACAAGGAACCGGCATGGGCATGCCTTCAGCTACAATTTATGCCCAAGAATTGATTGAATCATATGGGGTAAAACGATTAGTACGCGTAGGAACTTGTGGCGCACTTTCTGAGGATGTCCATGTTAGAGAACTTATTTTAGCTCAAGGGGCGGTTACAAGTTCTGCGATGATTCAAAAACATTTTCAACATTTTCATTATGCGCCGATTGCTGATTTTAATTTATTAAAGACGGCCTATGAAATTGCAGAAAGCCAAGGATTTACTACACATGTAGGTAATATTTTATCTGAAGATACATTTTATAAAGAGGATATGACTGAAACCTTTCAACTTGCAAAACTGGGGATTAAAGGCGTTGAAATGGAAGCAGCCGCTTTATATTATCTAGGGGCAAAATTTGATGTTCAAACCTTAGCGATTTGTACCGTTAGTGATCATATAATTACTGGTGAAGAAACCACTGCGCTTGAAAGACAAACTACTTTTGATGAGATGATTAAAGTTGGTTTGGATACAGCTTTGAGTTAG
- a CDS encoding purine-nucleoside phosphorylase, with translation MNSLQEKLKETTDFIKSKGVDAVEFGLILGSGLGELAEEIEDPQVITYDQIPHFPVSTVSGHAGQLVYGTLEGKKVLAMQGRFHYYEGYSMQTVTYPVRVMAALKAHSLIVTNAAGGVNTDFEAGNLMLINDHINFMGSNPLFGPNNEELGPRFPDMSEAYRLSYRQTAQAVAEKQGIALREGVYMGFSGPTYETPAEVRFARIAGADAVGMSTVPEVIVASHCGLNVLGISCITNLAAGMQKNLNHKEVVETTERVKVDFKTLVKETLKAL, from the coding sequence ATGAATTCGTTACAAGAAAAACTAAAAGAAACGACTGATTTCATTAAAAGTAAAGGTGTAGATGCTGTCGAGTTTGGGCTGATTTTAGGTTCAGGTTTAGGTGAGCTGGCTGAGGAAATTGAAGATCCACAAGTAATCACGTATGATCAGATTCCGCATTTTCCAGTCTCTACTGTTAGCGGTCATGCAGGTCAGCTGGTCTATGGCACATTAGAAGGAAAAAAAGTGTTAGCTATGCAAGGGCGTTTCCATTATTATGAAGGCTATTCGATGCAGACAGTCACTTATCCTGTACGTGTAATGGCTGCGTTAAAGGCTCATTCTTTAATTGTAACTAACGCAGCTGGCGGCGTAAATACAGACTTTGAAGCAGGGAACTTAATGTTAATTAATGACCATATTAACTTTATGGGGAGTAATCCATTATTTGGTCCAAATAATGAAGAGCTAGGGCCGCGTTTTCCAGATATGAGTGAAGCCTATCGTTTATCTTATCGCCAAACTGCTCAAGCGGTGGCTGAAAAACAAGGCATTGCCTTAAGAGAAGGAGTTTACATGGGATTTTCCGGTCCTACTTATGAAACACCGGCAGAAGTTCGTTTTGCCCGTATTGCTGGCGCGGATGCGGTAGGAATGTCGACAGTTCCTGAAGTGATTGTCGCAAGCCACTGTGGTTTAAATGTGTTGGGAATATCTTGTATTACCAACTTGGCTGCTGGTATGCAGAAAAATTTGAACCATAAAGAAGTAGTAGAAACCACAGAACGAGTAAAAGTTGATTTTAAAACATTAGTAAAAGAAACACTCAAGGCATTATAA
- a CDS encoding ABC transporter permease gives MSTVGLISLILTSALVYSTPLILTALGGTFSERSGIVNVGLEGIMVMGAFSGIVFNLESAGRFGGWTPWIGIIVGGLVGMLFSLLHAVATVSFRADHIISGTVVNLMAPALGVFLIKVWYGKGQTDNIDSNLGYFSFPGLEDIPIIGDIFFKNTFLPAYLAIGIAIVAWYVISKTRFGLRLRSVGEHPQAADTLGVNVYLFRYSGVLLSGLLGGMGGAIFAQSISGNFSAGTIVGQGYISLAAMIFGKWNPLGAMGAAIFFGFAQSLSIIGAQLPVISSIPPVLLQIAPYLLTIIVLVLFLGRSSGPQASGKNYVKSK, from the coding sequence ATGTCGACAGTAGGTTTAATATCCTTAATTTTAACATCTGCTTTGGTTTATTCGACCCCTTTGATCCTTACTGCATTAGGTGGTACGTTTTCTGAACGAAGTGGGATTGTAAACGTAGGGCTAGAAGGGATCATGGTTATGGGCGCTTTCAGCGGAATCGTGTTTAACCTGGAAAGTGCTGGAAGATTCGGTGGTTGGACCCCATGGATTGGAATTATTGTTGGTGGCTTAGTGGGTATGTTATTTTCTTTGCTGCACGCAGTAGCAACCGTTAGTTTCCGAGCCGACCATATTATTAGTGGTACAGTAGTTAACTTAATGGCGCCGGCGCTTGGAGTCTTTTTAATCAAAGTTTGGTATGGTAAAGGGCAAACGGATAATATTGATAGTAACTTAGGCTACTTTTCTTTTCCTGGATTAGAAGATATTCCGATTATTGGTGATATTTTCTTTAAAAACACCTTCTTACCAGCTTATTTAGCTATTGGTATTGCGATTGTTGCTTGGTATGTTATTTCGAAAACACGCTTTGGTTTACGCCTACGTTCAGTCGGAGAACACCCGCAAGCAGCAGATACTTTGGGCGTTAATGTATATTTATTCCGTTATTCGGGTGTCCTGCTTTCCGGTCTTTTAGGCGGTATGGGCGGCGCAATTTTCGCCCAATCCATTTCCGGTAACTTTTCAGCGGGGACAATTGTAGGACAAGGTTATATTTCACTGGCTGCGATGATTTTTGGTAAATGGAATCCACTAGGTGCTATGGGAGCAGCGATCTTCTTTGGCTTTGCACAAAGTTTAAGTATTATCGGGGCGCAGCTGCCAGTTATTTCTTCCATCCCGCCTGTGCTTTTACAAATCGCGCCATATCTATTAACGATCATCGTGCTTGTTTTATTCCTGGGACGTTCCTCAGGCCCACAAGCAAGTGGAAAAAATTATGTTAAATCTAAATAA
- a CDS encoding ABC transporter permease encodes MNDRNARIRSILVPVLSVILGLIIGAILMAVFGFNPVIGYQSMLNASLGNLRSIGETLRQATPLIFTALGFSIANSAGFFNIGLSGQALCGWLASVSFALVFPDLPKVVLLPLCIIAGALAGALAAAVPGFLRAYFGTSEVIVTIMMNYVVLYLSTFILQDVMPESFRSSLDSSNRITENASLNMEGLSRFFGGSRVNAGLFLALIGLVLVWFIMKKTTLGYEIRAVGLSPNASEYAGMSSKRTIILSMVLSGTFAGLGGVVEGLGTYQNFFVQTESLSIGFDGLAVSLLGAGSSIGILLSALLFSVLQIGGLGMQTGAGVPFEIVNVVIALIIFFVAISYIMRVLLAKIMPDKRKEEVVQNLESTSGKQDGKGGGL; translated from the coding sequence ATGAATGATCGTAACGCAAGAATTCGTAGTATTTTAGTACCCGTTCTATCAGTAATTTTAGGATTGATTATTGGCGCAATCCTTATGGCTGTTTTTGGATTTAATCCAGTGATCGGTTATCAGTCGATGTTGAATGCTTCCTTGGGGAACCTAAGAAGTATTGGTGAAACATTACGGCAAGCAACTCCTTTAATTTTCACTGCACTAGGTTTTTCGATAGCCAATTCGGCTGGTTTTTTCAACATTGGGCTGTCTGGGCAAGCTTTATGTGGCTGGCTAGCGAGTGTTTCGTTTGCTTTAGTCTTTCCTGATTTACCCAAAGTTGTTTTATTGCCACTTTGCATTATTGCCGGAGCCTTAGCAGGTGCATTGGCAGCAGCGGTTCCAGGATTTTTACGAGCTTATTTTGGTACCAGTGAAGTGATTGTAACAATTATGATGAATTATGTTGTTTTGTATTTAAGCACTTTTATTTTACAAGATGTTATGCCAGAAAGTTTTCGTTCCAGTTTGGACTCATCTAATCGGATTACAGAGAACGCTAGTTTGAATATGGAAGGACTCTCGCGCTTTTTCGGCGGTTCACGAGTGAACGCAGGGCTGTTTTTAGCTTTGATAGGCTTAGTGTTGGTTTGGTTTATTATGAAAAAGACTACTCTTGGCTATGAAATACGCGCTGTGGGATTGAGCCCTAATGCTTCGGAATACGCTGGAATGAGTAGTAAGCGAACCATTATTTTATCAATGGTGCTTTCTGGTACATTTGCTGGTTTAGGTGGTGTAGTAGAAGGGCTGGGAACTTACCAAAACTTTTTTGTTCAGACAGAGTCCTTGTCAATTGGTTTTGATGGTTTAGCCGTCTCACTATTAGGGGCTGGCTCATCGATTGGTATTTTACTTTCAGCGCTGTTATTCAGCGTTTTACAAATTGGTGGTTTGGGCATGCAAACAGGTGCAGGTGTACCGTTTGAAATTGTCAATGTTGTTATCGCGTTGATTATCTTCTTTGTAGCAATTAGTTATATTATGCGTGTACTGCTTGCTAAAATCATGCCAGATAAAAGAAAAGAAGAAGTGGTTCAAAATCTTGAATCCACATCAGGTAAACAAGACGGTAAAGGAGGCGGCCTGTAA